From a single Lolium rigidum isolate FL_2022 chromosome 7, APGP_CSIRO_Lrig_0.1, whole genome shotgun sequence genomic region:
- the LOC124674730 gene encoding uncharacterized protein C57A10.07-like translates to MSSQGFGPGSPKSFRYPRADYDLESGIPRKPRKPKNSHLDAPAPLSSALMKIRYFYEAHPVAVALILLSFGLSVLILLSVYETRFRTMRTAGGEVGAYPFPALRNLVMVAGHSVYTSASCGKLDREDSWFLEPYQRHPGQAATFLAHIKEGVEIAARDQDALLLFSGGETRKDAGPRSEAQSYWAIAESKGWYGNDDSVRSRALTEEHARDSFENLLFSVCRFRELTGTYPQNITVVSYDFKEERFAQLHRSALGFPEERFFFSGTPATPAAKEAALKGEASVRSQFQEDPYGCLGSLRVKKLKRDPFHRTIPYPNGCPELKGLFSYCGMVPYTGNLPWTN, encoded by the exons ATGAGCAGCCAGGGATTCGGTCCGGGGAGCCCCAAGTCCTTCCGCTACCCTAGAGCCGACTACGATCTCGAGTCCGGGATCCCCCGCAAGCCCCGCAAGCCCAAGAACTCGCATCTCGACGCCCCCGCGCCCCTAAGCTCCGCGCTGATGAAGATCCGCTACTTCTACGAGGCGCACCCCGTCGCGGTCGCCCTCATCCTGCTCTCCTTCGGCCTCagcgtcctcatcctcctctccgTGTACGAGACCCGGTTCAGGACGATGCGGACCGCCGGCGGTGAGGTCGGGGCCTACCCATTCCCGGCCCTCCGCAACCTCGTCATGGTGGCGGGCCATTCGGTTTACACCAGCGCCAGCTGCGGGAAGCTGGACCGCGAGGATTCGTGGTTCTTGGAGCCGTACCAGAGGCACCCCGGTCAGGCGGCCACGTTCTTGGCGCATATCAAGGAGGGGGTGGAGATCGCGGCGAGGGATCAGGACGCGCTCCTGCTGTTTAGCGGCGGGGAGACGAGGAAAGATGCGGGGCCGAGGAGCGAGGCGCAGAGCTACTGGGCTATTGCAGAATCGAAAGGCTGGTATG GAAATGATGATAGTGTAAGGAGCCGGGCACTCACCGAGGAGCATGCACGAGATAGTTTTGAAAATCTCCTATTTAGCGTTTGCCGTTTCAGAGAACTCACTGGAACATATCCACAAAATATAACT GTCGTAAGCTATGACTTTAAAGAAGAAAGGTTCGCACAATTGCATCGATCTGCACTCGGATTCCCAGAAGAAAGGTTCTTCTTCTCAGGTACCCCAGCTACACCTGCAGCAAAGGAGGCAGCTTTGAAAGGTGAAGCCTCTGTCAGGTCTCAGTTCCAAGAAGATCCATATGGATGCCTTGGTTCTCTTCGTGTAAAGAAGCTCAAGAGAGACCCATTTCACCGTACCATTCCATACCCCAATGGCTGCCCTGAATTGAAGGGTTTGTTCTCCTATTGTGGTATGGTGCCATACACTGGGAACCTTCCTTGGACTAACTAG